In the genome of Hydrogenispora ethanolica, the window GGCAGGAATCAGTGGAAGTGACTCCCTCCATTTTATGCTTATGGTCCCGGGTATCTTCCGCGGGCGAGGTGACTCCCCGGATGACATGACGGTGGCATTCCGTGACTTCGGTAAAAACGCAATAGGAATGAACATGATAGTTCGGATCTTCGCAACAGCACTTGTTTCCCATGATTCTCTCCCCCATATGACTTTTTAATTCATTTTATGGGAATGGGAAAAAAGTTGTTATATTCCAAGCGAATATGTTAAAAACATTCGGCTTAAGGCATTGGTGTTTCAAAAGAGCGCCTTGCGAATTTGCGGCCCGCGAATGATAAAAGCACCCGTTCTGTGCGAAGGGTACTCCAAAAACATAAAAATGCCTCACTTGCGGCAGGCTGGAAAAAAACATCGCCGGTGATCCGGGGTCATTTCACACCGGTTCCATTTCCGGCCCCTCCGCCATACGATATAGTACAAAATCCTAATCCTGGGGAGGGAACCATGAAAGAGGTATTTGAAGATCTGTGGCTGGTCATCAAGACGATCATCGAAGGCTATGTGTTTGAGCAAGAGAGTACGGGCAAAACCGGCGAGGAAAAGAAACAAGCCGTGGTCACAGCGGCCAATGACCTGATCGATTCCTTGGCCAAGGAAGCCAAGATCGCGCCGCTTCTGGTCAAGCTGATCAAGTTTCTGATGCCCTGGATCGTCGATAGTTTGGTTGCCAAACTGAACTTCGAGGGCAAGCTGAATGCGCACGCCTCCGGCACCGCTTCCGCCACGGTCGCGTGAAAAAGGCGGGCTTTTCCCGGACTTTCACCAGCCATCGGCTTTCAAGGAGCATGGAAAACCACGGCCCAACAGCCGTGGTTTTCCAATGCTCCTTTAACAGCGGTTCGCCGACCCGGAAAGCCGGATGATGTCGCGGATCACTTCTTCCAGTTTGGCCTCGGCGTATTGCGAGACCTTCCAGGAGTGGCCTTGATGGTCGAGATGGTCCAGCCCTTCCTGGAAGTATTCGAGGTATTTATGGCGGATCAGGGTTCCGAAATTGATCTTGGCCACTCCCAGCCGGATTGCGGCTTGAACCGTTTCGTCCGGCATGCCGGTGCAGCCGTGCAATACCAACGGAATAGCGGTGATCTGACGGACCGCCTCCAAAATCTCCAGGTGAATCTCGGGCTGGCCATGGTAAAAGCCGTGGGCGTTGCCGATCCCCACCGCCAGCATATCCGGGCTGCAGCCCGCCAAAAATTCCCGGACATCCTCCACCGACGCCAAATTCTTATTGGCCAGGGCCTGGCCGCCGGCATCCAACCGGACCAGCTCCCCGACCTCCGCTTCGACCGGGATCGCCAGCGCCCGGCAGAACTTGAGCACCTCATGGGTGTGGCGGATATTATCGGCGATGGACTCCGCAGAACAATCCAGCATAATCGAGGTAAAGCCGTAATGAACCGCTTGCACGCAGGTGGCAAAGGAATCGCCGTGGTCAAGGTGAATTGCCACGGGCACCGATACCTTGCGCGCCAGATATTTGGCGACTTCCGCAAACCATTCGTTCCCCGAATACGCGGCGGTGCTGACATAATGCGCCAGAATCACCGGCGAGCGCAGCTCCTCGGCGGCGTAACAGATGGCCCGGATAATATCGTAATTTCCGCCCTGGGTATTGATGGCCGGGACGGCGTAGCCCTTTTTTTGGGCGTCCAAAATCATTTCCTTGCTCGTGACCAGCATGGCAACCACTCCTTAACCTGTTAGAAAAATAATTTCATTCTATCGTTTTACGATCTCCGGTGCGCCTTCCCCGGCCTCGGCCATCTTCTGTTGCAGCTTTGCGGCCAGTCGGCCGCATACTCCCTGATAGGCCGGATTATCGATCAAATTGACCTTTTCAACCGGGTCAGCCTCCAGATCATACAAGTATTTCGGGACATACACCTCACTGCCGGAATCGTTCCAGCCGTCCTTATCCGGCGCAACCACGCCATATTTCCAGCGCCGGGTCCGAATGGCCCGGCCGACTTCCGTCTCGCTGACCTGGATCAAAACCGCATCCGGCCAGTCGACCGGTTCATCGTTTGCCAGGGGTAAAACCGAATGGCCATGCATATATCCTGGCACGGGGAGCCCGGCGACATCCAGAAGGGTCGGCGCCAGATCGATTAGACTCACCAATTGGGTCCGTACTTTCCCGCCCCTAAAACCCGGGCCCTGCATCACCAGGGGAATTCTGATGCTCGCCTCGTGACAGGAGCGTTTATACTCATCGTTGCGGGTCTTAAAATGACAGCCGTGGTCCGTGGTAAAAATGACCAGGGTCTCGTCGCGCAATCCCAAATGGTCCAATTCAGCGAGAACCCGTCCGAAATTTTCATCGATCCGCCGGCACATCCCATAATAATCGGCTAAGCTTTCCTCCCAGTCCCCCGTTCCCGGGATTAAGTCTCCGGGGACCCAAAGTTCGGTTAACCGTTCGGCATAGCCGTCCGGCGCTACAAACCGGTTCCGATCGTTCTGATGATGAGGTTCCAAAAACGACAGGTAAAGCAGGAAAGGCTGCTCCCGGGTCCGAGTACGCAAATAGTCCACGGCAAAGTCAGCGAGCGCATCCACCCGGTATTTCTCAAACCGCACGGCCCGGTTATCGGAATCGTACAGTACGCCCGCATAGGGATTGGAAGAGAATT includes:
- a CDS encoding sulfatase-like hydrolase/transferase — encoded protein: MPLESRPNIIVFFTDQQRWDTVGCYGNPMGLTPNLDGLAAQGVRFENAFSCQPICTPARACIQTGKFGTETGVFRNRIPLAKDEKTIAHYLKDAGYETGYIGKWHLAITRDRPVPAELRGGYEYWLAADALEFSSNPYAGVLYDSDNRAVRFEKYRVDALADFAVDYLRTRTREQPFLLYLSFLEPHHQNDRNRFVAPDGYAERLTELWVPGDLIPGTGDWEESLADYYGMCRRIDENFGRVLAELDHLGLRDETLVIFTTDHGCHFKTRNDEYKRSCHEASIRIPLVMQGPGFRGGKVRTQLVSLIDLAPTLLDVAGLPVPGYMHGHSVLPLANDEPVDWPDAVLIQVSETEVGRAIRTRRWKYGVVAPDKDGWNDSGSEVYVPKYLYDLEADPVEKVNLIDNPAYQGVCGRLAAKLQQKMAEAGEGAPEIVKR
- a CDS encoding class II fructose-bisphosphate aldolase, with translation MLVTSKEMILDAQKKGYAVPAINTQGGNYDIIRAICYAAEELRSPVILAHYVSTAAYSGNEWFAEVAKYLARKVSVPVAIHLDHGDSFATCVQAVHYGFTSIMLDCSAESIADNIRHTHEVLKFCRALAIPVEAEVGELVRLDAGGQALANKNLASVEDVREFLAGCSPDMLAVGIGNAHGFYHGQPEIHLEILEAVRQITAIPLVLHGCTGMPDETVQAAIRLGVAKINFGTLIRHKYLEYFQEGLDHLDHQGHSWKVSQYAEAKLEEVIRDIIRLSGSANRC
- a CDS encoding YmaF family protein yields the protein MGERIMGNKCCCEDPNYHVHSYCVFTEVTECHRHVIRGVTSPAEDTRDHKHKMEGVTSTDSCHSHCYRCRTGKPKYMCSGHVHEFGDETSRDEGHRHCFCGTTDKGRRCRR